From one Simplicispira suum genomic stretch:
- a CDS encoding tRNA dihydrouridine synthase, giving the protein MLLLAPMEGLLDFVLRDILTRVGGVDRCVSEFIRVTGTLLPDKVFFRYLPELRNGGRTLAGTPVRAQLLGSDPASMADNAAALAALGPEGIDLNFGCPARVVNRHGGGASLLREPERLAQVVAAVRRAVPAAMPVSCKMRLGYDDAALAVACAQAMADSGACEIVVHARTKQDGYRPPAYWEQIPAIRAAVRVPVVANGEIWTVEDALRCRAMSGCDALMLGRGMVADPGLALALRAHELGGAPAPLPWSALVPHLLEFWELVCAQLEPRQRAGRLKQWLNLLRRRYPQAQTAYDTVRVLTEQAAVGVALRRIADEADQ; this is encoded by the coding sequence ATGCTGTTGCTGGCCCCGATGGAGGGGCTGCTCGATTTTGTGCTGCGCGACATTCTGACCCGCGTGGGCGGCGTGGACCGCTGCGTCTCCGAGTTCATTCGCGTCACCGGCACGCTGCTGCCCGACAAGGTCTTTTTTCGCTACCTGCCTGAGCTGCGCAACGGTGGTCGCACGCTGGCGGGAACGCCGGTGCGCGCGCAGCTGCTGGGCTCAGACCCGGCAAGCATGGCGGACAACGCCGCCGCCCTGGCGGCACTGGGGCCTGAGGGCATTGACCTGAACTTTGGCTGTCCGGCCCGCGTGGTCAACCGCCACGGCGGCGGCGCTTCGCTGCTGCGCGAACCCGAGCGTTTGGCGCAGGTGGTGGCCGCAGTGCGCCGCGCCGTGCCGGCGGCCATGCCGGTGTCCTGCAAGATGCGGCTGGGCTACGACGATGCCGCGCTTGCGGTGGCCTGCGCGCAGGCGATGGCGGATTCGGGGGCTTGTGAGATCGTGGTGCACGCGCGCACCAAGCAGGACGGCTACCGCCCGCCGGCCTACTGGGAACAGATTCCCGCCATCCGTGCGGCGGTGCGTGTGCCGGTGGTGGCCAACGGCGAAATCTGGACGGTGGAGGATGCGCTTCGCTGCCGTGCCATGTCTGGCTGCGATGCGTTGATGTTGGGGCGGGGCATGGTGGCCGATCCCGGCTTGGCGCTGGCGCTGCGTGCACACGAGCTCGGCGGCGCACCTGCACCCCTTCCCTGGAGCGCGCTGGTGCCGCACCTGCTCGAATTCTGGGAGCTGGTGTGCGCGCAGCTGGAGCCGCGCCAGCGCGCCGGGCGGCTCAAGCAGTGGCTCAATTTGCTGCGCCGACGCTACCCGCAAGCGCAAACGGCCTACGACACGGTTCGCGTGCTCACCGAGCAGGCAGCAGTGGGCGTGGCCCTGC